The Coffea arabica cultivar ET-39 chromosome 9c, Coffea Arabica ET-39 HiFi, whole genome shotgun sequence nucleotide sequence GGATTCTACAAAATTCCAATCCTTCccacacaagagagagagagagagagagagagagagagaaaggatgACTCCCGAGCTCCCTAATATAGCCGGGTCCACCTCTCCGGTAGAGAACAAATATGAATggccctattttttttttttcccttcttttctctacaaagagaaaagaaaccaTAAATGAAACTAAACAGAGAGATCAAAATGAGACAAGTACtgtaaaatggaaaaaaaaaataaataaatcaattcAGACTATAGGCTTTTTACCCTTTTCTCATTTCCGCTTCTTCGTCTCTCCTGCAGCTTTCTCATCTTCCTTGCTAGGCACAAACCTTGGCAGGGTCAACAATGTATTCACACGGGACACTCCTTCAAGGGCAGACCACTCTTTTCCCACTTCCTCATATTCTGAGGCTTCCTCTTTGCTTTCTTCAGCAGCTTCTTCCTTGCTTTGTTCTTGAACAAGACTGTTGTCCGCTGCTCTAACCGTGCCAGAACGCATCAATCCAGTTGGGGTATCGAGATCTTCTTTCTTGGTGCTTACTTCACTCTGCTCTTTTGATTTTGCAGCGCAAGCAGTAGAGAAATTGTTTATATCTGAATCAAGGAAGAGGCAAACCACAGCACAGTCATCAACTTTTGAAGTTGGGTATTTGGACCTCCAAGCTCGAACTGCTGACTCGACCAACCTACGGGCAGCAGATGAACGTGCAGGGGATGAAGCCACTATATCGACTACTTCTTTGTTTGACAGAACATCCCAAATCTAAGATAGTTCAAACAAAGATGGTTCAAATTTATAAGATGGAGGAATGAGCAGGTGATCACAAAAAGGAAGCAATGAATTGATTTTAAAAATCAATATCTGATTACATACCCCATCAGATGCCACGACAATGAACTCATCCTTTTCCGTCAGACGTCTGTATGAGATTTCAGGCACGGAGATTAGACCAAAATCCTTGAGACAGAAGTCTCCAAAAGCACGAGCCATGGCTAGACCAGGAGAATCATTATTAGGCAACCAAACTCTTGCAACGTCAGGTTCATCCTGAAGGGCAAAAACACGTCCTTTACATTTGCGGATCCTCTCAGCTTCAGCTGTTAGGTCAAAGGCAAGGGCTTTTAAGAtgtaaacaaaaaggaacaCTTAGATCTATCTAGAGAGATTCTCATCAAAATATCAGGATATAAAATCGTCTTACACAGAAAACATTTCGTATGACCACCTATATCTTTCCACACAAATGATCATTCATTTCCATTAGTAAAAGTCTACACAAAGGATTCAGTTATCTGGAGAgagtggggggggggggggggggggggggggggaatatCAGCCCtggttttcaaaataaaatactttCTCAATTGCAAATATAGCTAACAGACATCTAGCTAAACTAAAAGATTCCTTCTACAAGTTCAAGTAAACCAGTATCCTCAAGATTAATGCACACAAATATAATTTTCCTGTATTGGTCTTTTACGATTATAAGGTTTTCATATTTCACATTTGGATATTAGCATCATAAATTCCAAACGTAGTTGTTTGTAGACTAAACTAATGCCTTGTGTTTGGGTGCATAAGCTTTAATAAAGGGTTCATCCAATTTCTTACTCGTCCTTGTATTCTATTCTCATGCACATGCACAAACATGCCGCATCTATGAATATATGACTTGGCAGTTTGACAACTACTTTGATTTTTCCATCCTGACATACAACTATGAGAAATTATTATGCATACATGACCAGTACGTCTGCAAGTACATACAAAAACTCATCTCCCTGCAACAACATATTCAATTTTGCAAGCATGACCCTGAAGGCCAACATACAAGATAACACAAAAATCAATTGTCAAAGTTATTGCTACCCTTGTGCCCCAATTCTGCTGATGAAGAATGTTGCAGGATATGTGGAGAACTAAAAAAAAGATGTCCTAGAAAACACGAAGATCCTAATTCTCGAGACTACAAGGTTTTTCAATCCTCCTTATAGTTACTGGGGGAGCTGAAGGAGAAAAGAATGACAAACAGTATACAACAAGGGAATGCTGAACTCTGGTGAACTTGTTCAGAAACTATATTATTGAAGGGATCAACCAAACTATCAAATTAAGAATACTGTGAATTATAATGACTCAGTATTAATGCTAGAACAAAAGAACTAATACAACAGAATAAAGGGTAAGGGAGAATGTTTGAAAGTCAGACCTGGAAGACTGGGTTTAAGATCGACAGTCAACTGCACTGCAATGAGAGAATCATTTCCATCTCTAGAAGCCAGTATGGCTCGAGAATCCCCAACATTTCCAATTACCAGATCGTCACCCTAAAGGAAACAAGGAGCAATTGTGACAAGGATGAACTTGTGAAATCTTCTAGCAACAGTGCACCTATAGAACAGAGTACCTGTTTCACTAAGGTAACTGCAGTTGTTCCACTGCAGAAGCAATCAATATTCGTATGCATTTTAAGTTCCCTATCCATGACCTTGAAAGCCTTCATGAATGACTCCTTCAATGTCTGAAAGACCTCTGGGTGCTTTTCTGCATCTTCAACACCAATAGATACTCTTGCTTCTTCATCAACAGATACAGAAGAATAGGACGTATCTTCAGAGTTCATGCTAACTGTCCTATTCTGGCTGATCTCTCGAAGAACATCATCATTCTTAATATTGACTTCCCAATGTGCACTCAGTTTCAAGGGAAGACAATCTCTCACACGTTTGGCAACCATATGACCATAGGGTCCGTGGCCATCAAAAACACCACAAAATACTGTGTCTGTTCTTGAACCAAAATTCTATAATCCAATTTTAGACAGAAATATTAGCAACTTGAACTCTTTAGAGGCCAAGAAAAGATGAACGGTATCTAAACAACTGTCAGAAAAAACACTTAATTATCATATAAGAGAACATGAACAAAATCAATTGTTAACAAAGtattcaaaaaatgaaaaagtagTGCCTATTGTTTTGGTCATTCAGAAAATgagaacaagaaaacaagtgatgaaaaacagttttgagtacttaaaacaaaagggaaaaaaatggttATTTCAAGTATCAAACAGTTCACAATCTACCACTATATGTACCATCGCATCTATGAATCTATGCAAAGCACATAACTACCTCTTCAGCAACCCAAATAGATAACATATCAAGCTATATGTTTTAAGCTTATTCTGGACGACCTACTATAATTAAGTACCTACCAATCAAAAAGGAAAGTGCAccaaaacaaaagtacatgctAGTAGATTTATGACGTAGAAGAATCAAGTAAGATGCAATCAAGATGAAGTTCctgaaaagaacaaaaagaagtTAGCATGCATGACAAGAATCTATGAAGTTTAAGAACATAATATGCTCAAATTTAGCTAGAACAAGCATCACTGGGGAAGAACCATCAGCTATAGCTAAATATTAAGGAAAACCAACATTCTTATTGCTCAACCGATGGCTGAGAAAAGACAACTGTTCACAATGCACCAAATTTGGCCACTCTAAAACATGATTTTGTgatgaaactcaagatttggccAACCCCAGAAGAAAAATATGGAAACACGTTACAAAATAATTGAGATAAGACACAATGCCATGTAATAGTGAACACCAACAAAGCAAAAGCAAGGTATCTAAACAGAGAAATTTCAAATTGCAATCTCATTCAATCTACAGAAACTATGGATCACATGCCCACATCATCCAAGAACTGATCAAGCTTGAAACTATTACTGATTAATCTTCTGCAAAAGGGACACTTGGCTGTGGACAACATAAGCCATCACCTAAACAACAATAGACTACTACAATCTAGTAACCACAAATTCTTGGCAGGGTAACAGCAGAATTAAGTTAAACTTAATCAAGAACAATTACATTGACTGactaaaataaaagaacaatACAGAGTTAATTGATCCAAATAAGAACTAGAATCAACTTTGTGGTAGTCCTATACCGATACACAGATAGCATTAATGATTTGATGATCATGAAGGATCACCAAACTGATGCTCAACAATCTAGCATCCAATTTTTTTGTGACCACCCAAAAGAGTATGATGAGAGTGTGAATATGAAGCATACCTCCCAAACAATCATAGCATCTTGATTGGTTCCTTTCTTGCCTTGCTGAGTAAAGAGTGATGCTACCTCACTTGACCCATTCAAGAACAATCGTCCCGGAATTCTATGCAACATTTCTTCTCTTTTgtaatcaaaagaagaattccGGGACACTGGTCTCCGTTTCAAGCTGCCCTTCCTCTTCCTACCCACCGATGAGGTTGGAGAACTGGGAAGA carries:
- the LOC113708770 gene encoding probable protein phosphatase 2C 33; amino-acid sequence: MGSCLSTESRSPLPSSPTSSVGRKRKGSLKRRPVSRNSSFDYKREEMLHRIPGRLFLNGSSEVASLFTQQGKKGTNQDAMIVWENFGSRTDTVFCGVFDGHGPYGHMVAKRVRDCLPLKLSAHWEVNIKNDDVLREISQNRTVSMNSEDTSYSSVSVDEEARVSIGVEDAEKHPEVFQTLKESFMKAFKVMDRELKMHTNIDCFCSGTTAVTLVKQGDDLVIGNVGDSRAILASRDGNDSLIAVQLTVDLKPSLPAEAERIRKCKGRVFALQDEPDVARVWLPNNDSPGLAMARAFGDFCLKDFGLISVPEISYRRLTEKDEFIVVASDGIWDVLSNKEVVDIVASSPARSSAARRLVESAVRAWRSKYPTSKVDDCAVVCLFLDSDINNFSTACAAKSKEQSEVSTKKEDLDTPTGLMRSGTVRAADNSLVQEQSKEEAAEESKEEASEYEEVGKEWSALEGVSRVNTLLTLPRFVPSKEDEKAAGETKKRK